In the genome of Desulfovulcanus ferrireducens, the window AAAATTATGTGCAGAAGATTGTGCAGCGCTTGGAAAGAAACATGCCGCCGCAGCTTTTTCCCATAACAGTAGATGTGGTTAACAATAATAATATGAATGCCTTTGCTACTGTAGCTGGGTATATGGTGATTTTTTCCGGTTTAATTTTAGGTATGGAACATGAATCAGAAGTAGCCGCAGTACTGGCTCATGAATTGGCCCATATTTCTCAGCGTCATGTGGCCAAAAATATAGAACGCTCTCAGCTAATCGGTTTAGGAACTTTGCTTGGGGTCTTGGCAGGGGTATTTATCGGTTCTAAAGCTGGCGGGGATGCTCTGGTAGTAGGTTCACTTGCAGGAGCAAAATCTGCCTTTTTAAAGTATTCTCGTGATGATGAGCGTGAAGCTGATCAGGTTGGTTTAAATTTTCTCATGGCCGCAGGCTTTAATCCGCAGGGAATGGTATCTGCCTTTGAAAAGATTCGTAAAAAAAAATGGCTTTCGGGCGGTGGTAATATTCCATCCTATTTAAGTACTCATCCCGGTATAGAGGAAAGAATCGGTTATTTGCAGGAAAGAGTAAACAGACTCAAAAAGAGGGTTGATTTACCTGCCTACAGTGACAAAGAGTTTTATCGGGTTCAAACTTTGCTTCGAGCCAGATACACTGACCCTGCATCGGCTCTTAAATTTTTTCAAGAAAAAGCACTTGATGAGTGTCTACGCGGCCTTGGCAAAGCAATTGCTTTAAGTCGGCTAAACAGAATCAAGGAGGCAGAAGCAGCCTTTATCAAGGTCTTAAAATGTGGTTCAAAGGATCCTCTTTTTTTAAGGGAAGCGGGAAGGTTTTATTATGCCTACGGACAATTGGAGCAGGCAGCATTATACCTGCAAAAGGCTGTTTTATTGAACCCTAAGGATTTAATGGCCCTTTTCTTTTATGCTCGAGTGTTGGCAGAAAAGGGCGATTTTGACACAGCCAGCATCTATTTACGGAAAGTTTTAAAGTATATCCCGGAAGATGCTGAAGTACACGAACATTTGGCTCGGGTTTTGGGCCAGAAAGGGGATAGGTTTGCTGCCCATTTGCATCTTGCCTACGCCAATTTATACAAGAATAATAAAAGACAAACCCGTTTCCATCAAAAAAAGATTAAGTCCCTTGCCAGAACTGACGCTCAGAAGAAAAAGGTGAAAGATTTTGAAAAGGCCTACAAAGAGCGGGCTGAGTTCTGGTGATCATAGAAAATCTGTAAAGATATCTTCTGGCGGATTCGTTGCCTGGCAGGGTTGGGTTTGGGTTTGCTCTTTCATCTTTGCCTTTAAGCCTTTTCATCTTTTTGACTCAACTTTCTGAGTTAATTTGCGAGCGCATTTTTTTCAATGCTAACAAAGAGTTGGACACATCTAAGGCTTGCTTGCGGGCTGTGCATAATGGGGTTAGTCAATAGAATGTTATTTAATACCTTTTCTGTTGTTATGATGGGTTTCGAAAGTTCGATGGAATAACCTCCCTATGCACAGCACTCCCGCAATCTTCGCCAAGATGTGTTACCCAACCCGTTTGTAATGCATTTCAGAAAATGCACTCT includes:
- a CDS encoding beta-barrel assembly-enhancing protease, which codes for MNIKHQVTKYLSLILIFFFVFTPSVSKGYLGEFTIKDEAKLGEKFKKLIRTRFPIIEDPEVKNYVQKIVQRLERNMPPQLFPITVDVVNNNNMNAFATVAGYMVIFSGLILGMEHESEVAAVLAHELAHISQRHVAKNIERSQLIGLGTLLGVLAGVFIGSKAGGDALVVGSLAGAKSAFLKYSRDDEREADQVGLNFLMAAGFNPQGMVSAFEKIRKKKWLSGGGNIPSYLSTHPGIEERIGYLQERVNRLKKRVDLPAYSDKEFYRVQTLLRARYTDPASALKFFQEKALDECLRGLGKAIALSRLNRIKEAEAAFIKVLKCGSKDPLFLREAGRFYYAYGQLEQAALYLQKAVLLNPKDLMALFFYARVLAEKGDFDTASIYLRKVLKYIPEDAEVHEHLARVLGQKGDRFAAHLHLAYANLYKNNKRQTRFHQKKIKSLARTDAQKKKVKDFEKAYKERAEFW